GTTCTCTCAGGGTTCTATGTGTGCAGACGACGGGGAGACACATGGAATCATTTCACCGAAaccatttgttgttgtgttgtcttatCTGCCGTCGTGTTTTTTTGCCTTATCATAAATGTTTCTTGTtcgctgttgtgtgttttgatttatagttgCCGTGAAGTTCTCTCATTTGTCATCGTTTTCTTATCTGCTGTTGTATTTATGggattttttgttgtgttttcttatttgctaTCGAGTTTTACTCGTCCCTCTCAGAACTGAGCGTTTAAAGGACTGATACAGATCTGATGAGAACACACAGAAGAATAATTCACATTGCTCTCCTGCATCTTTTATTTTGGCaatactctctctccctctctccctctctccctctctccctctttccccctttccttctctctctctctccctctctctctctgtctctatctctctctctcgctctctccccctccctctctctctccctctctccctctctccctctctccctctctctctctccctctctccctctctctctctctctctctctctctccccccccctccctctctgtctctcgtcatgcagctgcagcacatgCAGGGGGGCATGGAGGAATTCAGCACAGAGGAAATGCAGACCAGGACTTTCCATGACCTCTGGGGAGGTCCCCCCAAACAAAATATTCAGAAACAACATATTTTCTACCTTTTCCCGCTGTAACAGCAGATTTCTGAATCTTCAGGAGCGGTTGTTACACAGACATTAAAGTGTCCCCCCCCTCAGGTTTTGACTGTCAAATAAATGGACAGACACTTGGCTGAGTCTCCATGAGACTGTGTCCACTGGAGGGATCTGTGGGAAACCtctgacacagagacacagggaggaggaggaggaggagggctgctGACTCGGGGACTTCTCTCCTCCGTCCTTCGTCTCCTCAGCGGCTGCACAGACGTGAACGAGGTGAGATTCATTCAGATATGATGTGATGGTTGCATGAGCGCTGAATGGGAGTGTTGGGTTTGACCTTCATCAGAGTCTGTTCTGCACTGTGGACCATTAATATGCTGTAGTAATACTCTGTAGTGTTTAATGCATGATCTGCTGCATGCACACTCCAGAGCGTCCATTGCTGCATCTTGCCCTTGCTTGTATTAACTTCTGCTTATGGGATATACTATAAAAAAGGTATATCTCTACATGTGTAtattaaagtgaaaaaacacCAGCATGCATTCAGACGCCCCGAGACAGTAGAGTTCATACACGTATATGAACATTCAGGATCGTATAGCTTTAATGTACAAGCCTCCAGTCCAAACAGGGTTTTTCCACTTGAACAGTTATGTAAGATCTTCGCTCAGGAGCCGTCTCAAACCCACTGACTGAGCGTCTGTGGTTCACTCTGCAGATCTCCTCAGAACATTAACACGAGCAGCAGGTTTCCACTtcactaatttaaaaaaaactgtgtattTACATTGAATGTGAACTTagcagctgcagagctgctgagaAATTCCACCAGTTCTTCTACACGTTGTTTCTATAAGCAGAGTTTGCTTCTGCTCATTGTTGTGATTCTAGCATCTAATTGtgtctttgcattgactttgaATGTAATCTAGAGAGTCTCTTTGtagttgttttgtctctttgtagcCAAGTTGTGTCTCTTTGGAGCTATGCTGTGCATCTTTGTAGTTGTTTTACTTTTCAGAgatatttcaaatcaaacaaatataatctgtttttgtgcagcaacaaaacacaatctgtgaaatgactgaTTTATTTAATGGAATTGCGATACAAAGAAAATCTACTGGAGCTAAACATAATCATAACCATAATGAGGTTAGTTAACCTCTgatagatgtgtgtgtctgtgtgtgtgtgtgtctgtgtgtgtgtgtgaggtctcTTATTGAGCACATGTAAACCCAGGCATGTGTGCAGGATGCAACTGGAACCAGCTGTTCTACATGtatgtaaacacagcagcacacacacgtcTAATCACCGGAGTCTGGCCGACGTTTCAGAACGTTTCCACCCAAACATTCTCAGCCTGGGCggaaaaaaaaagttactcTACCGACTTTCTCTGGGTTAAATTCATCGTTGTGAGGAGTCAAGCTTCCGGATGTAATTGTTGTTAAATTATGGGATGTCTGCTGGGTCGTTTCTCAGGTGATTTATGATCCTTATCGACTATTATTATGTCACTTTCTTAACCTTTTGGGATTTGGATGAGAAGTTCATCAGCGTCAGTCTCAACTCTGTGAACTGTCTGTACAGAGAGAAATATTCTAGAGTTTATTCCACATTCAACACGTCAGCAAATCATAAAGAAATATGTGGAATTTTCCCTTACATTTTTTTGCCACAATTCCAggctcctgcttcttctttggGTAACAACTGTTTTCTCTGGCTCCGGGTGGaagattcctcctcctcctcttttccaccGCTCTGGGAACGACATCTAGAAAACAAACGATCTGAGTCTCTAAGCAGCTGCTGAACCTCTGACATTTGGATTGTGGTTTATAAATTGAATATGTCTTCATTACTGCTGCAGCTAGACAACTTAGATaagatcattttttatttatgtggacTAATACTATTACTACTGGCTTTTAAACGCTGTGGACCACCCTGCCTGCTTGTTCCCAGTAACCTGGACTGATCCAACTGGCTCCACCAGTAGAAATGCTCACAAACTTAAAGCGTCTGAACCTGTGATGATTTCCTCTGTAGACACAGTCATGCTTGGAGTTCTCCTCATtctgtccctctcctccctggCGGACCTGGTGCCTCCCCCGAGGTCTCCCCCTGTCCTCTGCCGGCACTGCTGTGATAACCTGgagccagcagagggcagcggAGAGCAGCCGAGCACAGCTGGGTTCAATCATGTGCCAGAGGTCCGCACCTACATCAACATGACCATCCTCAAAGGTAGATCAAAGGGAATCGAACCGGACACTGGACTTACTCATGTggtgaaagacaaactgtcGTTTTTGAGAAATGTCATAGTTTCCTAAACATGAGACGtactttataaaaatgaatgaaaatctgaaaaataatTCCGTCACTCTCAGAAGGACATTATGTGGAATTTAGTCAAATTTGCAAAAGAAGCTGAAAAAGGGCTCAGCTCCTTTTCCAAACATGAAGTCATCCAGGGCGTGAGACTCCAGAGATGATGAGGTCCACTCCCTCTTGTGTTGACTAGAGCCCAGACAATGTGgatttttgtttgcttttgataaaactatatatattaatatataattttttatataggctgatatactgtatatatatatatagagagatttgcccaagatgttCTTATCAGACACTCATGACAGATCATTGTCATTGatacttgatattttacagtttaaccattaaCTTTATTCTAAATAACTATGAGTAAAAAggacacacaaataaaatctaatatatagaacttgaataaATTAAGATATGAATTAATGTGTTAAAGTATCAGCCTCTTTCTACCTTCTACCTATTGTCATTCAGTCTCCTGTGAGCAATATAATCTCTTACTCTCTTGTATTATGAAGAACTTTGACCACCATCACTCTGTGTAGGTGACAGAGGAGAACGAGGCGACAGAGGAACACCAGGTAAAGCTGGACCTGAAGGCCCCCCAGGCTCCAGCGGGCCCACAGGCTCAGAAGGCACCAAGGGCCAGGCAGGTCTTCCAGGAGACGCCTGTAAAGTCCAGCACTCTGCCTTCTCCGTGGGCCGTCGCAAATCCCTGCACAGCCTGGAGTCGTACCAGGCGCTGGTGTTCGACACGGTCTTCGTCAACCTCGACGGCCACTTCAACATGTTCGAGGGCAAGTTCCTCTGCCACGTCCCAGGGATCTACTTCTTCAACGTCAACATCCACACGTGGAACTTCAAGGAGACGTACGTCCACATCATGCGGAACGACAAAGAGCAGGCCATCGTGTACGCCCAGCCCAGCGACCGCTCCATCATGCAGAGCCAGagtctgctgctggagctggagctgggcgACGAGGTGTGGGTCCGGATGtacaagagggagagggagaacgCCGTCTACAGCGACGACGTGGACGTCTACATCACCTTCAGTGGATACCTCATCAAAGAGAGGGTGGAGGACTGATGAGTGAGAGAGAAGATGAGCTgaggaagaagaacatttgctttttggagaagaagaagacgtccaGCGTGCTCCAGCGAAATCTCTTTGACAAAATGTGAAGTCAACTTTATACACTCATCACCACAATGGACACCACAAAGTGCTAGAAGTTAGAAAGTTCTCGTACAGGGCCTGTTCTACATCTGCCTGTTTGAAATGGATGTTTTCTTAAGCTACTTCAGAATGTAGTTTTAAGAAAGTGtgctcatcctacctggtttgtctgcaatgaagattttatagtcaatgtttttcataaaattaaactgaatttgttttattactgTTCTTGTGTGTGGCTGTTATATACGTTTCAACGATTTACTCCAGCAAAACAACCTTTTTTGATCAAAATCAcgaacctttcaaaataaaacctctgCAATTCAGCTCTATATAGGGCAGGGCAGCAACAAAATGAatgctgtgcttttattttaaagaataatGGTTCGACCCAGTTTGTTACAGCTgctgtagtttaaaaaaaaaaagtgttcatCCTACTGGTTTGTCTTCAATGATTTTATGGtcaatatttttcataaaattaaacGGAATTTGATTAATGACTGTTCATGAACTTGGCTTTAACTCAAGTTTAAACAATTGTTATTCACAATCAGCGTAAAAATGTGCAGCAGATAATTAGTACGTGGATTGTCTTAGACGGACCTTCAGTTTATGAGCAGCCGCCATGTTTATGATCCTGTTCAAGCTCAATCTTCCACGAGTCTCCTCATCTTTAAAGAAAAAGCAGTAGGCATTTCCTGTTGACATTTCTGTTTGCTCCACTGATTGTGTTGTTATCTGAACattttcctccccccctcctacTGGACTTCCTGTCACTCCCCACCACACAATGTGACTGTTCTGCTTCACGCTGTCGAGACAACATGATGAATTCTTTTCTGAGCACACGTGATAATATGCTAATGTAAGCAGGTCAATACTAATTTAGTGCCAGTATTATAAAGCTGAGAATATATAATTTCTTAAATTCATTTGAGACAAAGAGAGACTGATAAATCCTCCTTCATGCCCCACCACCTTTATTTCTGTAGTATGTAGACCAGGCGATGAATGGCATCATGATACAGATGAAACTTTGAATTTGCATTTTCTCCGTGAACGGGAGCAGGAACAATGCGTGTTTTACAAAAACAGACATCGCTGTGTGCCACTATTTGATGTTAGGATGTGGAATGAGGTCAAAATGTAGGACAGGGTTTGGTGCTGCAGCTTCAACAAACATTTCATCTGTTCAGAGCAGTAACGTTGTGGCCATCAAACTCTGAGCTGAACAAAAAGCCCATGATGATTGATTCCCTCGTTACAAAAGCAGAATGTATTCATAGGTTTTATtctgttaataaataaacagcgggggggaggggagggggggggttgactTGACAAATTATTCCAGTTTATAGTCTTGTCGTTTGCacagcagagaaaaacacatgGATAGTCACataagaaaatacaataaaagaacataacaaaa
Above is a genomic segment from Pleuronectes platessa chromosome 16, fPlePla1.1, whole genome shotgun sequence containing:
- the c1qtnf6a gene encoding complement C1q tumor necrosis factor-related protein 6 isoform X1; the protein is MISSVDTVMLGVLLILSLSSLADLVPPPRSPPVLCRHCCDNLEPAEGSGEQPSTAGFNHVPEVRTYINMTILKGDRGERGDRGTPGKAGPEGPPGSSGPTGSEGTKGQAGLPGDACKVQHSAFSVGRRKSLHSLESYQALVFDTVFVNLDGHFNMFEGKFLCHVPGIYFFNVNIHTWNFKETYVHIMRNDKEQAIVYAQPSDRSIMQSQSLLLELELGDEVWVRMYKRERENAVYSDDVDVYITFSGYLIKERVED
- the c1qtnf6a gene encoding complement C1q tumor necrosis factor-related protein 6 isoform X2; the protein is MLGVLLILSLSSLADLVPPPRSPPVLCRHCCDNLEPAEGSGEQPSTAGFNHVPEVRTYINMTILKGDRGERGDRGTPGKAGPEGPPGSSGPTGSEGTKGQAGLPGDACKVQHSAFSVGRRKSLHSLESYQALVFDTVFVNLDGHFNMFEGKFLCHVPGIYFFNVNIHTWNFKETYVHIMRNDKEQAIVYAQPSDRSIMQSQSLLLELELGDEVWVRMYKRERENAVYSDDVDVYITFSGYLIKERVED